The Phoenix dactylifera cultivar Barhee BC4 chromosome 9, palm_55x_up_171113_PBpolish2nd_filt_p, whole genome shotgun sequence genome window below encodes:
- the LOC103713135 gene encoding 60S ribosomal protein L12 — protein sequence MPPKFDPSQVVDVYVRVTGGEVGAASSLAPKIGPLGLSPKKIGEDIAKETAKDWKGLRVTVKLTVQNRQAKVAVVPSAAALVIKALKEPERDRKKTKNIKHNGNISLDDVIEIARVMRPRSMAKDLAGTVKEILGTCVSVGCTVDGKDPKDMQQEITDGDVEIPSE from the coding sequence atgCCGCCCAAGTTTGATCCCTCCCAGGTCGTCGACGTTTACGTCCGCGTGACCGGCGGCGAGGTCGGGGCGGCGAGCTCCCTGGCCCCCAAGATCGGTCCCCTGGGTCTCTCCCCCAAGAAGATCGGTGAAGACATCGCCAAGGAGACGGCCAAGGACTGGAAGGGCCTCCGCGTCACCGTCAAGCTCACCGTCCAGAACCGCCAGGCCAAGGTGGCGGTGGtgccctccgccgccgccctgGTGATCAAAGCCCTCAAGGAGCCGGAGCGCGACCGCAAGAAGACCAAGAACATCAAGCACAACGGCAACATCTCCCTCGACGACGTGATCGAGATCGCCCGGGTGATgcgtccgcgatccatggccaAGGACCTAGCCGGCACCGTCAAGGAAATCCTCGGCACCTGCGTCTCGGTCGGCTGCACCGTCGACGGCAAGGACCCCAAGGACATGCAGCAGGAGATCACCGACGGCGACGTCGAGATCCCATCTGAATAG